The Nitrospinaceae bacterium genomic interval ATAGGCACCCAAGCTGAAGGAAATAAATATGAGCGCTGTCACAATATCAGCTTTACGCAATTTCATTCTACCTTATGACAATTATTGCACTGGTGGCCAGATACGTTCTCCTAAACTAGGAGAACTAGGTGAGTGAACCAGGGTGCTCACCGCTTTGCGCGAGCGAGGTATCTTCTCTGTATTGAAATTTTCTTTTAGCGAATCCATAGAAATCCACTCATACATGATGGCGTGCTTGGCCCAGCCGGAAACCGTAACCAAATTGCGCGCGCCAACACAACCTTTCATAACCTTCAATCTGGGCATCCTTTCCTGGGAATACCAGCAACCTAGTTCTTCCTCATTTTCAAGAGCATTGATATTGAAACTTCCCAGTTGAATGGCAGGGCCTGGCGTGAGACCTGGCGCTCGAGTATTTACCTCGGGACCGGCAATACGATGATGCTCCATGAATACATAAGAACGTGAATTCTCCCGCCTCCCGAGCATTTCTCGCTCATCGGACGTCATCTTTTCCTCAAGCTGCTCGGGACTGGGATTCAGAAAAACGGTCGGCTCAAGAGCACCAAAAAGCATCAAATATTGAATACCGGTGGGTACCGACTTATCGTCCGTATGGGTCAAGCGTCCTCTTAATGCCGCCTCACGCTCCTCCGTCACGATATTCTTGATGTGCGCCGCCCATAAATAGCCGGGCCGCTTAAGTACCCGGGGAAGATGGACCTCATGGAGCCAGGAAATATACTCATCTTTCCCCTCCTCGGAGATGTCATACCATGTCGCCCAGATTCCTCGGTCCATCTATCAACTCTCCTTTTTAAAAATGCCAATTAGGATTTTCTATTTATTTGAAAACCTTACTCGATGGCCTCAGGAAAAGTATCCGGCCAATTATCCAAAACTTCCTCCAGATATTTTTTAAGCTTTTCAGGATCCAAACGAGGACGGCCAACCGACTCGGCATTGAGCTCCTCATCAAGCGGCAACTTCAACGAGTCGTGATAACGATTACGCATGTTGAAGTAGCTGGCAACAAAAGTAAGCTCAACAAACTCCGCATCGGTGAAATGCTTTTGGACCTCCTCGGCCACATCGTCTCGATGTTTGGCGGTGTTCCTCGTCACGTGCTCTGCCCAGAGAACGGCCGCCTTTTCTTTGGGGGTAAGAAGGGGCGACTCCATATAATCGTCCGACCCTATGACGGCGACATGCTCGTCAGTCACTCCCAGCACCCGGCCGTGAGCGGTGTTGTGATGAAGTCAGTATTCGCACCCATTAATTAGCGTGGTCTTGATTACCGCAATTTCTTTAATTTTAGAAGAAAGGACGGTTCCCAATCCCTCGCGCATCAGAGTTTGAACAAAGGGATAAAAAATTCGAGCAAGAAACGGAGAATTTGCCGTCGCCTGGGTGGAGTTGCTTAGGCGGCTTTGAAAATTACCAAGTATGTTGAAAGTTTGGGCAATGTCGCCCTCGGTGCCTTCTCGACTGAGCAGCGGGACCCTGGACATCACCCCTCTCCCCCCATATTTTTATATTCAGGTGAATTACCCAGCAAATTCATGATTCTTCCTTTAAATCAAGACCACGTAGAGTTCTTGATAAAAAAATTTACGAATACCCAATCCGAATTAGGTTAGACAATCATGCGTGGGTTATTTATCATCATCTTAACACACCAAAATTGGTTACAGGAAGTGCGAATCAACTTTTGCGACTAGGGCAATACCAAGAGAGGCTCTGTCATCAGGTTTCAAGATAGTGTTTCTAGCTAAACTTTGAAAAATCGATACAAGAAGCCGCAATTTTCATTTCAATTACTTGCCTCGAAATAAGCGCAAGAATTTATCAGTCTTACAAAGCTGCTGAAAGTTTCGAAAATTACTTCGAGCTCCAGCATCTACAAAGGAAAGTAAATTGGCTATAGCGACATCAAGCGCCGTCAATCTAAGGACAACGCTTGCCGGGATGATCCAGGGCTGGCGCAACGAGGCTGTGCGCACATCCATCTTCATCGTCACCGCCCTCATCCTTGCTTTTTTTATCCTCTATCCTTTAGGTATCTTATTTAAGTGGAGCCTCGTAAATGAAAGCACCGGCGTCTGGTCACTGAATAACTATCGGGAATTTTTCTCCGATCCAGAATTGTATTCGGCGCTTCTGACCACACTAAAACTTTCAGTGGCCACCTCGATCGGATCACTCATCATTGCTCTCCCCATGGCGTGGGGTGTATCCCGGACGGACATGCCCTTGCGCGGGCTAGTGCGATCTTTGGTTGTACTGACCTTCGCTACACCAAGCTTCCTAATTGCTGTGGGATGGATCACTCTCTTGGGCCCAAGGGCAGGACGCATCAACCTATTCCTACAATGGATGTTTTCGCTTGAGTCCACCCCCTTCAACATCTTCAGTTTCGAGGGGTTGGTGTTCGCCCTCACGATGTTCGTCTACCCGTTTCTGTTTTTTTCGGTCGTCTCGGCTCTCGATAATATGGATCCGAGCTACGAACAATCCGCCCGCATCCTCGGGGCGAGTACCTTACGTGTCTCCCTCACCGTAACGCTCCCCATTGTGACGCCAGCCATTCTCTCCGGGCTGATCCTGGTGATTATCGAGAGTTTTGTCGTTTTTGGAGTTCCAGCATTTCTGGGCGCCCCTGTTCAAATAGATACTCTCTCAACCTTGGTCTATGGACTATTCTCGGACGATCCTCCCCGCTTCGATATGGCGGCAACGGCCGCCACGCCTATCGTGATCGTGACGGCGCTTCTCCTCGCTTTCCAGGCATTTTATTTAGGAAAGCGTCAGTTCGTGACTATCAGCGGGAAATCCCCCCAGCCCCAGCTAGTGGATGTGGGGAAATGGAAGTACGCCCTTTCGACCTACACGATTGGGGTGGTCTTCGTGGGAATCGCACTTCCGATGCTGGCACTTCTGGAGAGTTCACTTCTCTACGCCCAGGGACTTCCCCCAGTCTTGAGCAATTTGACCTTCGAGCACTACATCGCACTATTCACGGGAACAAGCATATTCTTCCGTGCCCTAAGTAATAGCTTTGTTCTGGCGATTGCCACGGTTGCACTATGTCTCTTCATCACGTTCGTTATGGCCTGGATTGTGGAGCGAACAACAGTGCCCGGCAGAGAAATGCTGGCTTTCCTCTCAACAATGTCGTTGAGTTTTCCGGGTGTAGCTCTTGGAATGGCGCTCGTGCTCGCTTTTTCGGCTGGACCGTTTCCACTTTATGGCACCATGTGGCTGTTCATCATCGGATATTTCATTAAAGGAACGCCCATCGCTTTTATGTTTGCCCGATCATCGCTCAAACAACTCAGTGTGGAACTGGAGCAGTGCTCGCAGGTACTTGGGGCCTCTTGGCTAAAGACGATGAGGAGCATCACTATCCCCCTGATGAAGAGTGGATTGCTCTCGGTTGCAACCTTGATTTTTTGTCTAAAGTTCCGCGACCTGGCCACCTCCATAATGCTCTACACTGCAGGGAACGAAACGATTGCCGTTCTTATTGTAGAGTTCATCGAAGATGGCCATACGGGCCCCTTAGGGGCGCTAGCTCTTCTTGTCCTTTGTATTAATCTGACTCTGGTCATGACATCAAAGAAGCTCGTGGGGAAAGGTGCCTTTCAAATGTAGCTATACGGGAGGATTAAAATTTCCGAGCACGTAACAAAACAGAGTGTTTTCAGATTTTCTTTTTTTAATCGGGAACGCTGATTCCAGGAAATGGACTCTGCGGTGCCCGGTAGCCGAAAGGAGAGAACATGAAAGAAATGAGAAATTGGATGATCGCCGCAACGCTGGCAGCCGTATTGTTGATGGGGGGATGGCCGAGCGTATCCGAGGCCCAGATGGGATACGATCCGAAACTCGTCCAGGCCGCAAAGGCAGAGGGAAACCTCGTAATTTACGACACCACCCGGCGCAAAGTAATGCAGAAACTGACGGCTCTTTACACCAAACAGTTTGGAATTCCAGTAGTGCATACGCGAAAACGCTCCAGCGGTATCGTACGAATGGTCGAAGCTGAACGACGCACCGGCAAGCCTCGTTGGGACGTCACCGGTGCGGGAGACGGGTCTGTGGTTCTACGTTGGCTAAAAGAGGGAGTCCTCACCCCCTACAACCCAACAAACTCAAAAGTTTTTTCCAAGAAAGTCATCAAGCTCGAAGGTTTTGTAAACTACATGTACCACAACACCTACGGGATCGGTCATAACACCAAAAAAGTCCCGTCTGCCGAAGCACCAAAGAGCTGGAAGGACCTGCTCCATCCCCGCTGGAAGGGGCGCATAGCCATGTCTCTTCCCAAGTCGGCCGGATCGCGCATCCTCATGGATGTTATCATACGAAAATACGGGTGGAAGTATTTTGAGGAACTTGCCAAGAACAAGCCTTTGATGGCGCCCAGCGTCCGTGCCTTAGGACCCCTCCTACTCAAGGGCGAGGCAGACGTAGTATTCCCAATATCGGATCGAGATCTTTTTTCTGAAAAAGAAAAAGGCTCTCCCGTAGATTTCATCTATCCAAGCGACCTTGTCCCTACGTCTGGCTCTTCAAGAGCACTGGGGGCAAAGGCTCCGCACCCGAACGCAGGAAAATTGTGGCTTGAATTTGTGCTTTCCAAGGAGGCACAGACCATCTTTGCCAGCAAGGGCTATAACACCCTTCGCCCTGACGTTCCACACATATATAAGCGGCCCGCAATGGAATCACTTAAGCTTGCGAAGCCAGATTTCGTCAATATGTCGAAAACTCGCAAAAAAAGAGCCAAAAAGCTTAAGAAAATCATGGCGGGGACTAAGTAGTAAACATACTCGGATATTAAGTCTTTCCCAATACCGGCCAGGAAACGAGGATTCGTTTCCTGGCCGGCGTTTCTTTTTTTCGGGGAGTTACGTGGATGCGCCACCTGACGAAACACCTGGTAGCAGAAACAGATTTTCTTTGGGCGAATGTTGGTGCTGGTATCACCGATGCCGGCGTGGTGCTAATAGATTGCCCCGTTCGGCCTTCAGATTCACGTCAATGGCAAAAAGAACTCCAAGCCCTCAGCCCAAAAGGCATCAGGTACCGCATTTCGACTGACTACCACGGCGACCATACCATCGGCTCTGCCTTTATCGAGGACGAGAGAGTCATTTCCGTTGCGCCCCAGCGCGTGTTTGAGGAGCTTTCCAAAACAGATGGAAGCTCTCTCACAGGCCGCGAAACCTTCATCAACACTATGAATGATATTGAAAAACCAGATGAGGCAAACGAAATTGCGGAAGCTGTGCTTCCCCTGCCCCAAGTGTGTTTTGAGAAAGGCATGACCCTCCATCTCCCTCCCCTGACGTTCGAAATTCATTGTTTAGGCGGCCATACCCCCGCTTGCAGTTCAGTGTACGTGCCCGAGGAGGGTGTAATCTTTACGAGTGATGTGGTGATCAACGAACCGGGCCCGGGCATGCGAGAAGCCATTTTTCAACAATGGATCAAGGGACTTGAGTGGATTGAGAGCCTAGACGTGGCTTATGTCGTCCCCGGACATGGAGAAATATGCGGAATTGAGGAGGTTAGAAAATTCAAGAACAATTTCGTGGAAATGTGGGGACTCATGAAAGATTTACTAGATAAAGGACGAGATAAAGAAACTGCCACTGCGGACACGGTATTCGAGAAATTCTTTTGGTCTGATACGTCGCGGGGCGAATCCTGGATAGAACACCGCAGACGGACCTTCCAAAAGGGTTTAGAAAATCTCTATACGGAAGTGAAAGGAGGCTAAGTGATGAGAGCAGAAGAAAAAAAATTGGGCCGCGTCTTCCATTTGGAATTCGATGAAGACGATGATTTCTACGAAGAGTTCAACCACTTCGTGAAAGAGAAGAACATTCGGAGTGCCTCACTCATTGTATTCGGCGCGATGAAAGAGACCGATATAAGGACAGGTTTCCGGGACATCATCGGCCCCTCGTCCCGCCGCCATTTTCACGACTGGCGCGAACTCATCGCGGTGGGAAATATTAGCTGGCCCGAAAAGCCCCCCGCCGTTCGAGGAGAGGAGGAATGGAGTGAACCCCAGCCTTATGTCCATCTCCATTTGGCACTTAGTGGAGGGCCCTATAAGCCCGATGAAATCTTGGTCGGGCACCTGAGTGCTGGAATAGTGAAGGGAATGTTCGCTGAAATTCATGAATTTGTGTAAAAAGGGGGCCTTTTATGGCTGTAGATCGAAAAAAAAGAGGGTTAGAGATCAACATTGGGTGTATGGGTGAGGGAAAGCGCCAGACATTGGAGCGAATCCGAAAATTGGTCCCGGCCTACCCCGATTTGGTAGATGAATTTTGTTGGGGCACGGTCTGGGATCAGCCCGGGCTTGATAAAAAAATGCGCTCGCTCATCACCATTGCTGTTGCCACCGCCCAGGATCTTCCCAAAGAAGTGGGTCTTCACACAAGGGGCGCACTGAATCACGGCGCCACACAAGAAGAAATCACCCAGGCAATCATGCAGTGCGTGCCCTACACTGGAATTCCCAAGGTGAATCATGCGTTCATCGCTGCTATGGACGTTTTTGACCAGTGGGATGACCACGACGAGTGGAAGGCTAAATAGCAGATATTTTTGTGACAATGCAAATACCTGACAACAGACTTTTTTAAAGGGACGAAATATTCAATGGTTGACGAGCGAAAGCTTCAAGAAAACATGGACAGGAATGAGATCAAAGATGTTCTTTCAATAGTGAATTACGCGAGGGACACGGGTCTCTGGGAGGACCTACGGGAGTGCTATCACCCCGACGCCACACTCACCACATCATGGTTCACCGGAACACGCGACGAATTCATTGAGGGCTCAAAAGGCCTAAAGATAGTCCGTCATGAGGGAGAGAGCCAAAAACACACGATTACTAATCCTTGGATTCACCTGAACGAAAACCGGGCCATGGCCGAGCATGAGTTGATCCTCTACCAAAGAAGAATAGTCGACGGGGTGGAGTTGGATTTCACGACCTGGAGCCGGGTTGTGGTCTTACTCGAAAAGCGAGACGGCACATGGCGGATCTGGAAACGCTCCAATATCTACGAAAAAGACAGGATGGACCCCTACAAGCCCCATGAAGTACCCGATTCATTTTATGATTCCATCAATCTAGAAGGATATCCGTCAGCTATCCGCTACCACTGTTGGCGGAATGCCAAAGTCGGCCACGAACCATCCCCAAATATCATCATCAAAAACAGCGAAGAAGAGAAAATGGCTCGAAAAGCGGCTGAAGATTGGATTTCATGACAATATTTTTTTTGGCACGCCTAACCCCGACAGCGGGCAGTTGGTTAACCTAATTAATTTTCCTAAGTGCTAGACGTGCTCACCCTTTTCGGCGCTTTGGATAATATTGAGGCGATCATAAAGACGAAGAAGCGCATCAGCGGCAGAGCCGTCTAGTGATTCGATGAAGTTTTTTAATTCTCGTCGCTGTGGACCACTTTCTAGGCGCCTGGCCCACCTTTGGCTTTCGGGGTCAGATGCCTTTAGGAATCCCTGGCGAGTTTCTTCAACCCATGCGTCAAACGCTTCGGCTTCATCAAGAAGATCGTCAAATTTATCTTGCATGGATTCATACCGATTTTTGAATTCCTCATAAAGACTCAAGATG includes:
- a CDS encoding carboxymuconolactone decarboxylase family protein; translation: MTDEHVAVIGSDDYMESPLLTPKEKAAVLWAEHVTRNTAKHRDDVAEEVQKHFTDAEFVELTFVASYFNMRNRYHDSLKLPLDEELNAESVGRPRLDPEKLKKYLEEVLDNWPDTFPEAIE
- a CDS encoding iron ABC transporter permease, with translation MAIATSSAVNLRTTLAGMIQGWRNEAVRTSIFIVTALILAFFILYPLGILFKWSLVNESTGVWSLNNYREFFSDPELYSALLTTLKLSVATSIGSLIIALPMAWGVSRTDMPLRGLVRSLVVLTFATPSFLIAVGWITLLGPRAGRINLFLQWMFSLESTPFNIFSFEGLVFALTMFVYPFLFFSVVSALDNMDPSYEQSARILGASTLRVSLTVTLPIVTPAILSGLILVIIESFVVFGVPAFLGAPVQIDTLSTLVYGLFSDDPPRFDMAATAATPIVIVTALLLAFQAFYLGKRQFVTISGKSPQPQLVDVGKWKYALSTYTIGVVFVGIALPMLALLESSLLYAQGLPPVLSNLTFEHYIALFTGTSIFFRALSNSFVLAIATVALCLFITFVMAWIVERTTVPGREMLAFLSTMSLSFPGVALGMALVLAFSAGPFPLYGTMWLFIIGYFIKGTPIAFMFARSSLKQLSVELEQCSQVLGASWLKTMRSITIPLMKSGLLSVATLIFCLKFRDLATSIMLYTAGNETIAVLIVEFIEDGHTGPLGALALLVLCINLTLVMTSKKLVGKGAFQM
- a CDS encoding extracellular solute-binding protein; this translates as MKEMRNWMIAATLAAVLLMGGWPSVSEAQMGYDPKLVQAAKAEGNLVIYDTTRRKVMQKLTALYTKQFGIPVVHTRKRSSGIVRMVEAERRTGKPRWDVTGAGDGSVVLRWLKEGVLTPYNPTNSKVFSKKVIKLEGFVNYMYHNTYGIGHNTKKVPSAEAPKSWKDLLHPRWKGRIAMSLPKSAGSRILMDVIIRKYGWKYFEELAKNKPLMAPSVRALGPLLLKGEADVVFPISDRDLFSEKEKGSPVDFIYPSDLVPTSGSSRALGAKAPHPNAGKLWLEFVLSKEAQTIFASKGYNTLRPDVPHIYKRPAMESLKLAKPDFVNMSKTRKKRAKKLKKIMAGTK
- a CDS encoding MBL fold metallo-hydrolase; this encodes MRHLTKHLVAETDFLWANVGAGITDAGVVLIDCPVRPSDSRQWQKELQALSPKGIRYRISTDYHGDHTIGSAFIEDERVISVAPQRVFEELSKTDGSSLTGRETFINTMNDIEKPDEANEIAEAVLPLPQVCFEKGMTLHLPPLTFEIHCLGGHTPACSSVYVPEEGVIFTSDVVINEPGPGMREAIFQQWIKGLEWIESLDVAYVVPGHGEICGIEEVRKFKNNFVEMWGLMKDLLDKGRDKETATADTVFEKFFWSDTSRGESWIEHRRRTFQKGLENLYTEVKGG
- a CDS encoding DNA-binding protein — protein: MRAEEKKLGRVFHLEFDEDDDFYEEFNHFVKEKNIRSASLIVFGAMKETDIRTGFRDIIGPSSRRHFHDWRELIAVGNISWPEKPPAVRGEEEWSEPQPYVHLHLALSGGPYKPDEILVGHLSAGIVKGMFAEIHEFV
- a CDS encoding carboxymuconolactone decarboxylase family protein, with translation MAVDRKKRGLEINIGCMGEGKRQTLERIRKLVPAYPDLVDEFCWGTVWDQPGLDKKMRSLITIAVATAQDLPKEVGLHTRGALNHGATQEEITQAIMQCVPYTGIPKVNHAFIAAMDVFDQWDDHDEWKAK
- a CDS encoding nuclear transport factor 2 family protein gives rise to the protein MVDERKLQENMDRNEIKDVLSIVNYARDTGLWEDLRECYHPDATLTTSWFTGTRDEFIEGSKGLKIVRHEGESQKHTITNPWIHLNENRAMAEHELILYQRRIVDGVELDFTTWSRVVVLLEKRDGTWRIWKRSNIYEKDRMDPYKPHEVPDSFYDSINLEGYPSAIRYHCWRNAKVGHEPSPNIIIKNSEEEKMARKAAEDWIS